Proteins encoded together in one Anopheles darlingi chromosome 3, idAnoDarlMG_H_01, whole genome shotgun sequence window:
- the LOC125956028 gene encoding transient receptor potential cation channel trpm isoform X8, whose product MKQRAARSWIEATFQKRECIKFIPNPKNEEICCCGQERRTHQFVPGIDPGVSGDLWTPTKHTRPQPTDAYGTIEFQGGAHPTKAQYVRLSYDTRPELLVQLFTREWNLELPKLLITVQGGKANFELQPKLKKVLRKGLLKAAKTTGAWIFTGGTNTGVTKQVGDALLLEGQQRSGRVVSIGIAPWGIVERNHELLGHNRDVPCHSISSPRSKLAVLNNRHAYFLLVDDGSQARYGAELILRRKLEKYISNQKLQPFTHSSTPVVCLVIEGGTNTIRAVLEYVTDNPPVPVVVCDGSGRAADLIAFVHKYASDNGEQGVLESMHEYLVRKIKETFEVSAEQAERLYQELLLCTKNKNLITVFRIQDRPEGNTQELDQTILTALFKSQHLSPPEQLSLALTWNRVDIARTEIFVYGQEWPLGALDEAMMQALEHDRIDFVKLLLENGVSMRKFLTIPRLEELYNTKHGPANTLGYILRDVRPHIPKGYVYTLHDIGLVINKLMGGAYRSYYTRRKFRPIYAKVMNSYVNTHRKPSTFQRSAGINSMSLVAGLVPVTADMALFEFPFNELLIWAVLTKRQQMALLMWTHGEEALAKSLVACKLYKAMAHEAADDDLDTEIYEELRSYAKEFESKGLKLLDFCYRQDAERAQRLLTCELQSWSSQSCLSLAVAANHRAILAHPCSQIILADLWMGGLRTRKNTNLKVILGLLVPPFIKKLDFKSKEELQQMPQTEEEHLENQYLDYEDRDKKDPDAEKALITAAQSVKSAGESTTPPPQALLSDAYSMKDTKVQENGKVGLTGCLGSKVSLTESENTQYKEYDNDVRQQRPLKMKKKIYEFYTAPITKFWADSMAYVLFLVLFTYTVLVRMAEMPSWQEYYAIAYITTLGCEKIREIVSSEPVAISHKFSVWAWNMWNPCDAAAIIFFLIGLALRLRPYTMDIGRVIYCVDSIYWYLRILNILGVNKYLGPLVTMMGKMVKNMIYFVVLLLVVLMSFGVSRQAILFPNNDASWRLVRDVYYQPYFMLYGEVFADDIDPPCGEDPSQPACVTGHWVTPIAMSMYLLIANILLINLLIAVFNNIFIEVNAVSHQVWMFQRFTVVMEYQQKPVLPPPLIAFCHFYSLLRYAIRKAKGLKESRDNGLKLFLEKEDMERLYDFEEECVEGYFREQEILLHQSTEERIKNTDERVEHMAQKIEDINQKENIQTGAVQSIEFRLRKVEESAEQILSHLAVIHRFMSAHTLMQDPMQGSTSNVSANLALGGSTVAVMGDQRARTISETDSYQIPAVTQRKKFNRSLTEVRPDAYIFDDGMHFEVRPVPEENENDRSPEKLPTDFGSRDRKLSIRSEDSELFPSTAMPKGLSPPDSTGAIVKSSPPAVPPPFLNIRQDTASTESKDTLTPLDGADERTLVGEESVDELVDATSYEGLRQRTGRRRNSSMCGPGSGAVSAGASRDGPGLVGHSGRRNSESASGGGLDINRSQTSLYQHGFSKRQHSITQSEPDSGNEQPVQRPTPKGRHLLLQIHTEYTSITDELESVCHMIASPTSSLREPELSNPQFAVMIEKKHLKECEDRDYKMMEALLQTRCSMDDSDDYFEDSAAEEHGPRKMLRRETAIELPVTPSKSNIVSLADSSQGNEDFALKNERAPLSNRNSLRDSKNSPLSMSSQNSPRNSQYMQAAYLNPSAFDAASRLYKKSCESLQKNSSTDTEYSLQPYRFIKQSSNETNSSFNIDNSSLTNDLSIDGETSLNSTVIEMVSGSTINVPAPVATPGASDADRGAGFQTKRTSSYGSAAQPAEPRGAGCLKKQFSIEKTGGTGERSGSISEGTERAGPVPSGLAVPTKPPRTTRFSDSLSLMGTKSVLSLLKESSSTSTEDTQNEHRDAATIPCISTNLVQDEIAKLSSNIKSSTDEDTEPPINETMC is encoded by the exons GCGTCACGAAACAGGTCGGCGatgcgttgctgctggagggACAGCAACGTTCGGGGCGCGTCGTCAGCATCGGTATCGCGCCGTGGGGCATCGTCGAGCGCAACCACGAACTACTCGGGCACAACCGGGACGTTCCGTGCCACAGCATCAGCTCACCAAG ATCCAAGTTGGCGGTGCTGAACAACAGACACGCTTACTTTCTGCTCGTTGACGACGGTTCGCAGGCGCGGTACGGTGCGGAGCTGATCCTGCGGCGGAAGCTAGAGAAATACATATCGAATCAGAAACTGCAACCCT TTACTCACTCGAGCACCCCCGTAGTATGCTTGGTAATTGAGGGTGGTACAAACACAATCAGAGCTGTGCTAGAGTACGTCACCGATAacccaccggtaccggtagtAGTATGTGATGGATCAGGCCGGGCCGCTGATCTTATAGCGTTTGTACATAA ATATGCATCGGACAATGGAGAGCAGGGTGTGCTGGAGTCGATGCACGAGTATCTGGTGCGGAAGATCAAGGAAACGTTCGAGGTGAGCGCCGAGCAGGCGGAACGATTGTAtcaggagctgctgctgtgcaccaaaaacaagaaccTG ATAACGGTGTTTCGCATACAGGATCGACCGGAGGGCAACACTCAGGAACTGGACCAAACGATTTTAACTGCACTTTTTAAATCACAGCACCTCAGCCCACCGGAGCAGCTCAGCCTGGCGCTCACGTGGAACCGGGTGGATATCGCACGCACGGAAATCTTCGTCTACGGCCAGGAGTGGCCCCTCGGTGCGTTGGACGAGGCGATGATGCAGGCGCTCGAGCACGATCGTATCGATTtcgtgaagctgctgctcgagaatgGCGTATCGATGCGCAAGTTCCTGACGATACCGCGGCTGGAGGAGCTGTACAATACGAAGCACGGACCGGCCAATACGCTCGGCTACATACTGCGTGACGTGCGGCCCCACATTCCGAAGGGTTACGTCTACACGCTGCACGACATTGGGCTGGTGATCAATAAGCTGATGGGTGGTGCGTACCGGTCGTACTACACGCGCCGGAAATTTCGCCCCATCTACGCCAAGGTGATGAACAGCTACGTCAACACGCACCGGAAACCGTCCACCTTTCAGCGGTCGGCCGGCATTAACTCGATGAGCCTGGTGGCCGGTCTGGTACCGGTGACGGCCGATATGGCGCTGTTCGAGTTTCCGTTCAACGAGCTGCTGATCTGGGCCGTGCTAACCAAGCGGCAGCAGATGGCGCTGCTGATGTGGACGCACGGTGAGGAGGCGCTCGCCAAGTCGCTCGTTGCCTGCAAGCTGTACAAGGCGATGGCACACGaggccgccgacgacgatctgGATACGGAGATCTACGAGGAGCTGCGCAGCTATGCGAAGGAGTTTGAGAGCAAAGGACTGAAACTGTTGGATTTCTGCTACCGGCAGGATGCGGAGCGGGCGCAACGTTTGCTGACCTGCGAGCTGCAATCGTGGTCGAGCCAGAGCTGCCTttcgctggcggtggcggccaacCATCGGGCCATTCTGGCCCATCCGTGCAGTCAGATCATTCTGGCCGATCTGTGGATGGGGGGACTGCGGACGAGAAAGAACACGAACCTGAAG GTTATATTggggctgctggtgccgccgTTTATTAAAAAGCTGGACTTTAAATCGAAGGAAGAGCTACAGCAGATGCCCCAGACCGAGGAGGAACATCTGGAGAATCAGTACTTGGACTACGAGGATCGGGACAAGAAGGATCCGGACGCCGAG AAAGCCCTTATAACCGCTGCGCAAAGTGTAAAATCAGCGGGTGAAAGTACGACTCCACCGCCACAG GCGCTTCTGTCTGATGCGTACTCAATGAAAGATACCAAAGTgcaggaaaacggaaaa GTAGGTCTGACCGGATGTTTAGGCTCAAAA GTTTCGCTAACAGAGTCGGAGAATACGCAATACAAGGAGTACGATAACGATGTGCGTCAGCAACGACcgttgaagatgaagaaaaaaatctacGAGTTCTACACAGCGCCCATCACAAAGTTCTGGGCCGATTCG ATGGCTTACGTGCTGTTTCTGGTACTCTTCACGTACACGGTGCTTGTACGGATGGCGGAAATGCCGAGCTGGCAGGAATATTACGCTATCGCTTACATTACGACGCTTGGTTGCGAGAAAATACGCGAGATAGTTTCGTCGGAACCGGTGGCAATATC GCACAAATTTTCCGTCTGGGCCTGGAACATGTGGAACCCTTGTGATGCGGCTGCAATAATCTTTTTCCTTATCGGGCTCGCTCTTCGACTCCGACCATATACGATGGACATCGGACGAGTAATTTACTGCGTGGACAGTATCTACTGGTACTTGCGCATATTGAACATTCTAGGTGTAAACAAATATTTGG GACCACTGGTGACAATGATGggcaaaatggtgaaaaacatgatttacttcgtggtgctgttgctggtcgtgTTGATGAGCTTCGGTGTTAGCCGACAAGCAATATTGTTCCCCAACAATGATGCAAGCTGGCGACTGGTGCGAGACGTTTACTATCAGCCGTACTTCATGTTGTACGGAGAGGTGTTTGCCGACGATATTGATCCACCGTGCGGAGAAGACCCGTCGCAACCGGCGTGCGTTACTG GTCACTGGGTAACGCCGATCGCAATGTCGATGTACTTGTTGATTGCAAACATTCTGCTGATCAATCTGCTGATTGCCGTGTTCAACAACATCTTCATCGAGGTAAACGCCGTATCGCACCAGGTGTGGATGTTTCAGCGGTtcacggtggtgatggagtaTCAGCAGAAGCCCGTACTACCACCGCCCCTGATAGCGTTCTGTCACTTCTACTCGCTGTTGCGCTACGCGATACGCAAAGCGAAAGGACTGAAAGAATCGCGCGATAATGGGTTGAAGCTGTTTCTCGAAAAAGAGGACATGGAGCGGTTGTACGACTTCGAGGAGGAGTGCGTCGAAGGTTACTTCCGCGAGCAAGAAATCCTGCTGCACCAGTCGACCGAGGAGCGTATAAAAAATACGGACGAGCGCGTTGAGCATATGGCGCAAAAGATAGAGGATATCAACCAGAAGGAAAACATCCAGACGGGCGCCGTTCAGAGCATTGAGTTTCGGTTGCGGAAAGTGGAGGAGTCGGCCGAGCAGATACTTTCGCATCTGGCTGTGATACATCGGTTCATGTCGGCCCACACGCTCATGCAGGATCCGATGCAAGGATCTACGAGCAATGTGAGCGCAAATTTGGCGCTCGGTGGCAGCACGGTAGCTGTGATGGGCGATCAGCGGGCACGGACGATCTCGGAAACTGATAGCTACCAAATACCGGCTGTGACGCAGCGCAAGAAGTTTAACCGCTCGCTGACGGAAGTGCGCCCAGATGCGTACATCTTCGACGATGGCATGCACTTTGAGGTTCGGCCCGTACCCGAAGAGAAcgaaaatgatcgatcacCGGAAAAG ctTCCGACGGATTTCGGGAGTCGGGATCGTAAGCTTTCGATCCGGTCGGAGGATTCTGAGCTGTTTCCAAGCACAGCGATGCCAAAGGGGCTCTCACCACCGGACTCCACTGGTGCTATCGTGAAGTCATCGCCACCAGCGGTACCCCCACCATTTTTGAACATACGACAGGATACGGCTAGCACCGAAAGCAAGGACACACTCACGCCGTTAGATGGAGCCGACGAAAGGACGCTCGTTGGTGAAGAATCGGTTGACGAGTTGGTCGACGCTACGAGCTATGAGGGACTGCGGCAGCGGACCGGACGACGGCGTAACTCGTCCATGTGTGGACCCGGTTCTGGGGCAGTCTCGGCCGGTGCATCTAGGGATGGACCGGGTCTGGTAGGCCATAGTGGACGACGCAATTCGGAGAGTGCTTCTGGTGGTGGGCTCGATATCAACCGTTCGCAGACGAGTCTTTATCAGCATGGTTTTTCGAAGCGACAGCACAGCATCACCCAGTCAGAGCCGGACAGTGGCAATGAGCAAC CTGTTCAACGTCCCACGCCGAAGGGACGACATTTGTTACTGCAGATACACACGGAATACACGTCTATTACGGACGAACTGGAAAGTGTTTGCCACATGATTGCATCGCCAACGAGCTCGCTAAGAG AGCCTGAGCTCTCCAATCCACAATTCGCCGTAATGATTGAGAAAAAGCATCTGAAAGAGTGCGAAGATCGAGATTACAAGATGATGGAAGCACTGCTGCAAACGCGCTGCTCGATGGATGACAGTGACGATTACTTCGAAGATTCGGCGGCCGAGGAGCATGGACCGAGAAAAATGCTCCGACGCGAAACAGCCATTGAGCTGCCCGTGACGCCCTCTAAATCGAACATTGTATCGCTGGCGGACAGTAGTCAGGGAAATGAAGATTTTGCGCTGAAAAATGAACGGGCACCGCTATCGAACAGGAACTCGTTGCGTGACTCCAAGAACTCCCCGCTATCCATGTCCAGCCAGAACTCGCCACGGAACTCGCAGTACATGCAGGCTGCATACCTGAATCCATCCGCGTTCGATGCGGCCAGCAGGCTGTATAAGAAATCGTGCGAAAGCTTACAGAAGAACTCCAGCACCGATACCGAGTACTCGCTGCAACCGTATCGCTTCATCAAGCAGAGttcgaacgaaacaaacagttCGTTCAACATCGACAACTCCTCCCTCACGAACGATCTGTCGATCGACGGTGAGACGAGTCTTAATTCGACCGTCATCGAAATGGTTTCAGGTTCGACGATAAACGTTCCAGCGCCGGTCGCGACGCCCGGTGCATCGGACGCGGATCGTGGCGCAGGtttccaaaccaaacgcaCCTCATCTTATGGCAGCGCGGCACAGCCAGCGGAACCACGTGGTGCTGGGTGTTTGAAGAAGCAGTTTAGCATAGAGAAGACAGGTGGAACCGGGGAGCGGTCCGGCTCGATTTCGGAGGGTACGGAGCGAGCCGGTCCGGTGCCGTCGGGATTGGCAGTGCCGACCAAACCACCTCGCACGACTCGGTTTAGTGATAGTTTGAGCTTGATGGGGACGAAGAGTGTACTAAGCCTGCTGAAGGAGAGCAGCTCCACCAGTACGGAGGACACACAGAACGAACATCGCGATGCAGCCACCATACCGTGCATTAGCACGAACCTGGTGCAGGACGAAATTGCCAAGCTGTCGTCTAACATTAAGAGCAGCACGGACGAGGACACAGAACCGCCAATCAATGAAACCATGTGCTGA
- the LOC125956028 gene encoding transient receptor potential cation channel trpm isoform X7 has product MLKHARKAKPKQGKLGWGLRKICWGLINITVPRRAARSWIEATFQKRECIKFIPNPKNEEICCCGQERRTHQFVPGIDPGVSGDLWTPTKHTRPQPTDAYGTIEFQGGAHPTKAQYVRLSYDTRPELLVQLFTREWNLELPKLLITVQGGKANFELQPKLKKVLRKGLLKAAKTTGAWIFTGGTNTGVTKQVGDALLLEGQQRSGRVVSIGIAPWGIVERNHELLGHNRDVPCHSISSPRSKLAVLNNRHAYFLLVDDGSQARYGAELILRRKLEKYISNQKLQPFTHSSTPVVCLVIEGGTNTIRAVLEYVTDNPPVPVVVCDGSGRAADLIAFVHKYASDNGEQGVLESMHEYLVRKIKETFEVSAEQAERLYQELLLCTKNKNLITVFRIQDRPEGNTQELDQTILTALFKSQHLSPPEQLSLALTWNRVDIARTEIFVYGQEWPLGALDEAMMQALEHDRIDFVKLLLENGVSMRKFLTIPRLEELYNTKHGPANTLGYILRDVRPHIPKGYVYTLHDIGLVINKLMGGAYRSYYTRRKFRPIYAKVMNSYVNTHRKPSTFQRSAGINSMSLVAGLVPVTADMALFEFPFNELLIWAVLTKRQQMALLMWTHGEEALAKSLVACKLYKAMAHEAADDDLDTEIYEELRSYAKEFESKGLKLLDFCYRQDAERAQRLLTCELQSWSSQSCLSLAVAANHRAILAHPCSQIILADLWMGGLRTRKNTNLKVILGLLVPPFIKKLDFKSKEELQQMPQTEEEHLENQYLDYEDRDKKDPDAEKALITAAQSVKSAGESTTPPPQALLSDAYSMKDTKVQENGKVGLTGCLGSKVSLTESENTQYKEYDNDVRQQRPLKMKKKIYEFYTAPITKFWADSMAYVLFLVLFTYTVLVRMAEMPSWQEYYAIAYITTLGCEKIREIVSSEPVAISHKFSVWAWNMWNPCDAAAIIFFLIGLALRLRPYTMDIGRVIYCVDSIYWYLRILNILGVNKYLGPLVTMMGKMVKNMIYFVVLLLVVLMSFGVSRQAILFPNNDASWRLVRDVYYQPYFMLYGEVFADDIDPPCGEDPSQPACVTGHWVTPIAMSMYLLIANILLINLLIAVFNNIFIEVNAVSHQVWMFQRFTVVMEYQQKPVLPPPLIAFCHFYSLLRYAIRKAKGLKESRDNGLKLFLEKEDMERLYDFEEECVEGYFREQEILLHQSTEERIKNTDERVEHMAQKIEDINQKENIQTGAVQSIEFRLRKVEESAEQILSHLAVIHRFMSAHTLMQDPMQGSTSNVSANLALGGSTVAVMGDQRARTISETDSYQIPAVTQRKKFNRSLTEVRPDAYIFDDGMHFEVRPVPEENENDRSPEKLPTDFGSRDRKLSIRSEDSELFPSTAMPKGLSPPDSTGAIVKSSPPAVPPPFLNIRQDTASTESKDTLTPLDGADERTLVGEESVDELVDATSYEGLRQRTGRRRNSSMCGPGSGAVSAGASRDGPGLVGHSGRRNSESASGGGLDINRSQTSLYQHGFSKRQHSITQSEPDSGNEQPVQRPTPKGRHLLLQIHTEYTSITDELESVCHMIASPTSSLREPELSNPQFAVMIEKKHLKECEDRDYKMMEALLQTRCSMDDSDDYFEDSAAEEHGPRKMLRRETAIELPVTPSKSNIVSLADSSQGNEDFALKNERAPLSNRNSLRDSKNSPLSMSSQNSPRNSQYMQAAYLNPSAFDAASRLYKKSCESLQKNSSTDTEYSLQPYRFIKQSSNETNSSFNIDNSSLTNDLSIDGETSLNSTVIEMVSGSTINVPAPVATPGASDADRGAGFQTKRTSSYGSAAQPAEPRGAGCLKKQFSIEKTGGTGERSGSISEGTERAGPVPSGLAVPTKPPRTTRFSDSLSLMGTKSVLSLLKESSSTSTEDTQNEHRDAATIPCISTNLVQDEIAKLSSNIKSSTDEDTEPPINETMC; this is encoded by the exons GCGTCACGAAACAGGTCGGCGatgcgttgctgctggagggACAGCAACGTTCGGGGCGCGTCGTCAGCATCGGTATCGCGCCGTGGGGCATCGTCGAGCGCAACCACGAACTACTCGGGCACAACCGGGACGTTCCGTGCCACAGCATCAGCTCACCAAG ATCCAAGTTGGCGGTGCTGAACAACAGACACGCTTACTTTCTGCTCGTTGACGACGGTTCGCAGGCGCGGTACGGTGCGGAGCTGATCCTGCGGCGGAAGCTAGAGAAATACATATCGAATCAGAAACTGCAACCCT TTACTCACTCGAGCACCCCCGTAGTATGCTTGGTAATTGAGGGTGGTACAAACACAATCAGAGCTGTGCTAGAGTACGTCACCGATAacccaccggtaccggtagtAGTATGTGATGGATCAGGCCGGGCCGCTGATCTTATAGCGTTTGTACATAA ATATGCATCGGACAATGGAGAGCAGGGTGTGCTGGAGTCGATGCACGAGTATCTGGTGCGGAAGATCAAGGAAACGTTCGAGGTGAGCGCCGAGCAGGCGGAACGATTGTAtcaggagctgctgctgtgcaccaaaaacaagaaccTG ATAACGGTGTTTCGCATACAGGATCGACCGGAGGGCAACACTCAGGAACTGGACCAAACGATTTTAACTGCACTTTTTAAATCACAGCACCTCAGCCCACCGGAGCAGCTCAGCCTGGCGCTCACGTGGAACCGGGTGGATATCGCACGCACGGAAATCTTCGTCTACGGCCAGGAGTGGCCCCTCGGTGCGTTGGACGAGGCGATGATGCAGGCGCTCGAGCACGATCGTATCGATTtcgtgaagctgctgctcgagaatgGCGTATCGATGCGCAAGTTCCTGACGATACCGCGGCTGGAGGAGCTGTACAATACGAAGCACGGACCGGCCAATACGCTCGGCTACATACTGCGTGACGTGCGGCCCCACATTCCGAAGGGTTACGTCTACACGCTGCACGACATTGGGCTGGTGATCAATAAGCTGATGGGTGGTGCGTACCGGTCGTACTACACGCGCCGGAAATTTCGCCCCATCTACGCCAAGGTGATGAACAGCTACGTCAACACGCACCGGAAACCGTCCACCTTTCAGCGGTCGGCCGGCATTAACTCGATGAGCCTGGTGGCCGGTCTGGTACCGGTGACGGCCGATATGGCGCTGTTCGAGTTTCCGTTCAACGAGCTGCTGATCTGGGCCGTGCTAACCAAGCGGCAGCAGATGGCGCTGCTGATGTGGACGCACGGTGAGGAGGCGCTCGCCAAGTCGCTCGTTGCCTGCAAGCTGTACAAGGCGATGGCACACGaggccgccgacgacgatctgGATACGGAGATCTACGAGGAGCTGCGCAGCTATGCGAAGGAGTTTGAGAGCAAAGGACTGAAACTGTTGGATTTCTGCTACCGGCAGGATGCGGAGCGGGCGCAACGTTTGCTGACCTGCGAGCTGCAATCGTGGTCGAGCCAGAGCTGCCTttcgctggcggtggcggccaacCATCGGGCCATTCTGGCCCATCCGTGCAGTCAGATCATTCTGGCCGATCTGTGGATGGGGGGACTGCGGACGAGAAAGAACACGAACCTGAAG GTTATATTggggctgctggtgccgccgTTTATTAAAAAGCTGGACTTTAAATCGAAGGAAGAGCTACAGCAGATGCCCCAGACCGAGGAGGAACATCTGGAGAATCAGTACTTGGACTACGAGGATCGGGACAAGAAGGATCCGGACGCCGAG AAAGCCCTTATAACCGCTGCGCAAAGTGTAAAATCAGCGGGTGAAAGTACGACTCCACCGCCACAG GCGCTTCTGTCTGATGCGTACTCAATGAAAGATACCAAAGTgcaggaaaacggaaaa GTAGGTCTGACCGGATGTTTAGGCTCAAAA GTTTCGCTAACAGAGTCGGAGAATACGCAATACAAGGAGTACGATAACGATGTGCGTCAGCAACGACcgttgaagatgaagaaaaaaatctacGAGTTCTACACAGCGCCCATCACAAAGTTCTGGGCCGATTCG ATGGCTTACGTGCTGTTTCTGGTACTCTTCACGTACACGGTGCTTGTACGGATGGCGGAAATGCCGAGCTGGCAGGAATATTACGCTATCGCTTACATTACGACGCTTGGTTGCGAGAAAATACGCGAGATAGTTTCGTCGGAACCGGTGGCAATATC GCACAAATTTTCCGTCTGGGCCTGGAACATGTGGAACCCTTGTGATGCGGCTGCAATAATCTTTTTCCTTATCGGGCTCGCTCTTCGACTCCGACCATATACGATGGACATCGGACGAGTAATTTACTGCGTGGACAGTATCTACTGGTACTTGCGCATATTGAACATTCTAGGTGTAAACAAATATTTGG GACCACTGGTGACAATGATGggcaaaatggtgaaaaacatgatttacttcgtggtgctgttgctggtcgtgTTGATGAGCTTCGGTGTTAGCCGACAAGCAATATTGTTCCCCAACAATGATGCAAGCTGGCGACTGGTGCGAGACGTTTACTATCAGCCGTACTTCATGTTGTACGGAGAGGTGTTTGCCGACGATATTGATCCACCGTGCGGAGAAGACCCGTCGCAACCGGCGTGCGTTACTG GTCACTGGGTAACGCCGATCGCAATGTCGATGTACTTGTTGATTGCAAACATTCTGCTGATCAATCTGCTGATTGCCGTGTTCAACAACATCTTCATCGAGGTAAACGCCGTATCGCACCAGGTGTGGATGTTTCAGCGGTtcacggtggtgatggagtaTCAGCAGAAGCCCGTACTACCACCGCCCCTGATAGCGTTCTGTCACTTCTACTCGCTGTTGCGCTACGCGATACGCAAAGCGAAAGGACTGAAAGAATCGCGCGATAATGGGTTGAAGCTGTTTCTCGAAAAAGAGGACATGGAGCGGTTGTACGACTTCGAGGAGGAGTGCGTCGAAGGTTACTTCCGCGAGCAAGAAATCCTGCTGCACCAGTCGACCGAGGAGCGTATAAAAAATACGGACGAGCGCGTTGAGCATATGGCGCAAAAGATAGAGGATATCAACCAGAAGGAAAACATCCAGACGGGCGCCGTTCAGAGCATTGAGTTTCGGTTGCGGAAAGTGGAGGAGTCGGCCGAGCAGATACTTTCGCATCTGGCTGTGATACATCGGTTCATGTCGGCCCACACGCTCATGCAGGATCCGATGCAAGGATCTACGAGCAATGTGAGCGCAAATTTGGCGCTCGGTGGCAGCACGGTAGCTGTGATGGGCGATCAGCGGGCACGGACGATCTCGGAAACTGATAGCTACCAAATACCGGCTGTGACGCAGCGCAAGAAGTTTAACCGCTCGCTGACGGAAGTGCGCCCAGATGCGTACATCTTCGACGATGGCATGCACTTTGAGGTTCGGCCCGTACCCGAAGAGAAcgaaaatgatcgatcacCGGAAAAG ctTCCGACGGATTTCGGGAGTCGGGATCGTAAGCTTTCGATCCGGTCGGAGGATTCTGAGCTGTTTCCAAGCACAGCGATGCCAAAGGGGCTCTCACCACCGGACTCCACTGGTGCTATCGTGAAGTCATCGCCACCAGCGGTACCCCCACCATTTTTGAACATACGACAGGATACGGCTAGCACCGAAAGCAAGGACACACTCACGCCGTTAGATGGAGCCGACGAAAGGACGCTCGTTGGTGAAGAATCGGTTGACGAGTTGGTCGACGCTACGAGCTATGAGGGACTGCGGCAGCGGACCGGACGACGGCGTAACTCGTCCATGTGTGGACCCGGTTCTGGGGCAGTCTCGGCCGGTGCATCTAGGGATGGACCGGGTCTGGTAGGCCATAGTGGACGACGCAATTCGGAGAGTGCTTCTGGTGGTGGGCTCGATATCAACCGTTCGCAGACGAGTCTTTATCAGCATGGTTTTTCGAAGCGACAGCACAGCATCACCCAGTCAGAGCCGGACAGTGGCAATGAGCAAC CTGTTCAACGTCCCACGCCGAAGGGACGACATTTGTTACTGCAGATACACACGGAATACACGTCTATTACGGACGAACTGGAAAGTGTTTGCCACATGATTGCATCGCCAACGAGCTCGCTAAGAG AGCCTGAGCTCTCCAATCCACAATTCGCCGTAATGATTGAGAAAAAGCATCTGAAAGAGTGCGAAGATCGAGATTACAAGATGATGGAAGCACTGCTGCAAACGCGCTGCTCGATGGATGACAGTGACGATTACTTCGAAGATTCGGCGGCCGAGGAGCATGGACCGAGAAAAATGCTCCGACGCGAAACAGCCATTGAGCTGCCCGTGACGCCCTCTAAATCGAACATTGTATCGCTGGCGGACAGTAGTCAGGGAAATGAAGATTTTGCGCTGAAAAATGAACGGGCACCGCTATCGAACAGGAACTCGTTGCGTGACTCCAAGAACTCCCCGCTATCCATGTCCAGCCAGAACTCGCCACGGAACTCGCAGTACATGCAGGCTGCATACCTGAATCCATCCGCGTTCGATGCGGCCAGCAGGCTGTATAAGAAATCGTGCGAAAGCTTACAGAAGAACTCCAGCACCGATACCGAGTACTCGCTGCAACCGTATCGCTTCATCAAGCAGAGttcgaacgaaacaaacagttCGTTCAACATCGACAACTCCTCCCTCACGAACGATCTGTCGATCGACGGTGAGACGAGTCTTAATTCGACCGTCATCGAAATGGTTTCAGGTTCGACGATAAACGTTCCAGCGCCGGTCGCGACGCCCGGTGCATCGGACGCGGATCGTGGCGCAGGtttccaaaccaaacgcaCCTCATCTTATGGCAGCGCGGCACAGCCAGCGGAACCACGTGGTGCTGGGTGTTTGAAGAAGCAGTTTAGCATAGAGAAGACAGGTGGAACCGGGGAGCGGTCCGGCTCGATTTCGGAGGGTACGGAGCGAGCCGGTCCGGTGCCGTCGGGATTGGCAGTGCCGACCAAACCACCTCGCACGACTCGGTTTAGTGATAGTTTGAGCTTGATGGGGACGAAGAGTGTACTAAGCCTGCTGAAGGAGAGCAGCTCCACCAGTACGGAGGACACACAGAACGAACATCGCGATGCAGCCACCATACCGTGCATTAGCACGAACCTGGTGCAGGACGAAATTGCCAAGCTGTCGTCTAACATTAAGAGCAGCACGGACGAGGACACAGAACCGCCAATCAATGAAACCATGTGCTGA